GCGTTCGCCGCGAGCTCCGTGCACGTCGTATACCCCGTCAAACCGATCCGAATCGTGGTCGCGGCATCGCCCGGCACGGCAGACGACTTCTTTGCGCGCGTGCTGGGCAAGGAGCTCGCGGAGTTCTACAAGCAGCGGGTCGTGATCGACAACCGGCCCGGGGCAGGCGGGCTGATCGGCAACAAGATCGTGTCGCTCGCCGCGCCCGATGGCTACACGCTCGGCATGGTGAGCGTGACGCGGCTCATTACCGAGCTGATACGCGACGAGCCGCCCTATCGGGCGCTGGCGGACATCGTCGGGGTCGCGCACGTGGCCTCGATCACCAATGTGCTCGTCGTCGCGCCTGCGTTGCCCGTGCGCAGTGCGGTCGAGTTCGTCGCTTATGCCCGGGTGCGTCCCGGTGAGCTCAACTACGCCTCTCTCGGCATGGGCTCGGCATCCCATCTCGCAGGCGAGATATTCACCCGTGCGCTGCGGGTCCATGCCGTGCACGTGCCATTCAGCCGGCTTCCCGACTCGTACGTCGAAATGATGCTGGGTCGCGTGCAGTACGCGGTGCATACCTTGCCCGCGGTGCTCGCGTTGGTCCGCGAAGGCCGGCTGCGCGCGCTCGCCGTGATGTCTCGGAGCCGCAGCCCCACTCTGCCGTGGCTGCCTTCGATTGCGGAAAGCGGTCTCCCTGAGGCGCAGTTCGATCGCTGGTCGGGCGTGGTGGCCCCCACGGGCACCTCGCGGCGCATTGTCGAGCAACTGCACGGGGACATCGTGCGCGCCTTGCGCAAGCCAAGCCTGCACGATCTTTTCCTGAGCCAGGGCGCCGAGTCGACACCGGAGAGCATGCCCGAAGGTTTCATGCGCCTGATGCAGGAGGAATACCTGCACTACGAGGCGCTCATGCGCGGCTGGGGCATCCGCAATGAGTAGGTCGCCAGGCCCGGACCGGCTTCGAGCGGTCGCGATCGGACCGCAATGAGCACCACGTCATCCGGCCGGGACGCCTAGCCGGCGATTAGTGAATTCTTAGGATTCGCCGGTCGCCGGAGGCTACTCGATGTCGACGAGTTGCAGCGGCCGATCGACGCGCAGCTCGAAGCGGCCGCGCCCAGTCTTCTCGATGCGCACGCACGCCTTTCGTTCCGCCAGCCGACGGGCGAGCAGAATGAGCCGCGCCTCCAGGTTGTCGCTCAGATCCGGCAGCCGGATGCGCCGATCGAGTCGCAATGCCTTGTTGCTGAAGCTCACGCGCCCGCGCTCGATGTAGTCGCGCACCAGCGCGCAGAAGATGGCGCCTGCCACGCCCTTGATGAGATAGTCGTCGTCGAGAAAGACGCTGTCGTTCTCCGCGTAATGCCGCACGACCACGGTCGGGCCGGGCGCTGCCTGCGGCGCCTCGACCGCCGCTTCGATCTCGTCGGCATCGACCTGCTGCGCGAGCTGGATCGCCATGCCGAGCTGACTTGCCAAGGTCACCAGCGCGTCCTCGTCGTCGTAGCCGAAGCGCTGATCCTGCGGGCTTTCCATGTAGAGCACCCCGAGCACGCGCGCCCCGGCTCGAATCGGCACGGCGAGCTGACTGCGCGCCTCTGCCAACCCCGGCAGCGGAATCTCGGTCTCGATGCGCGCGCCGTGGCCGCTGCGCCTGAGGCTTTCGCGAATCGCGCGGCCGTACGAATATTCCGCGCTGAAATGCCCGATGCGTATCGGCGTACCTTCCCGTGCCGCCACGCCAATCACGCCGTCACCGAGCGCGATTTCCGCGCCGGCGCCGGAAGCGGCGTAGCCGCGGCTTGCCACTGTGTACAGGCGGCCAGCCGCGGCATCGAGCATCAGCACCATCGCATGGCGGATGTCGAACTGGTTCTCCAGACACGCGAGCACGCCCGTCAACAACGCTTCCAGATCCGAATGAGCGCGCATCGCTTCCGCGCATGCGCGAAGCGCCGCGAGCATGTTCTGTCGCGGCAGCGGCGCCGGCAGCGTCTCACCCGGCACCCGCTCGATGTCGAGCACGCGGTAGATGTCGGATCCGAGCAGGCGAAACACGCCGCTCATTCCCGTGTGCGAGGCGATGCCGGCGAGCTTTGCCTTCATGATCTCGAACACCGGCCCTTCCGACTCGGTTCGCAGGTACTGCAGCGACAGACGGTAGTGGGCAGCCGTGATCGGATCGATGACCGCGACCTTGGCGTAGGGCGAGGCGAGAATGTTGCGCCGGGTTGTGTTGAAGAACTGATAGGACAGCGCGACGCGCTCCGGGTCGACGTACTGCACCTGCGACAGGTACGCGATGTTGGGCGTGCCGTCCGGCGCTGCCGTGGCGATGTTGCCCGGTACGGCGCCATCGAGGCAATCGCGAAAGGATTCCAGGCGAATCTTCATGCGTTCGCCGGCAACGCTTCGCCGGCACGCGGCCCGGGTGTCTGCAAGAATGCGGCCGCGATCGTGAACTGCACCGCGACCAGTTCGTCCGGCGGGCAGGCGAGCAGCGCGCGCATGTATGCCTCGGAAAAGCCGAACGGCGCAACGTCGGCAGCGAAGACACGCACATAGCGCTGCACCAATTCATGATCGCGCGGTTCCAGGAGAACGATGCGCGCATCGGTTCCCTTGAGTTGCAGCGTGCGATGCGTGCTCGGTTGGGTGAAGACGACCGCGACCGTAGCAGTGCGGCGAACGTCGTCGAGCACTGCCGCGCCGGGCGTGGCCGCAAGCAGCAGCGTGACCACCCGCCGATCGGACGAGACCCTGCAGCCCGTGGCGCGCGCGATGTTCGGAAGCGCGCCGGGCCCCTGCGCCAGGCATGAGATGGTGCTACTATCACCACCGAATTGACGGTAAATTTGGTGACTATGTTTACACGTACGCTCGGCCGGCCTCGCTCGTCGTTCTTCCTGTTCGGGCCGCGCGGAACGGGCAAGAGCACCTGGATCCGCAGCCACTTCGGCGACGCTCACGTCGTAAACCTGCTTGCGGCAGATTCGATGCTGCGCTACGAGCGCAACCCGGAGCATTTCCGGCAGGAGGTGCTCGCGCGGCCCACCGATCAGTGGATTGTCGTCGACGAAGTGCAGCGCGTCCCACGGATCCTGGACGAGGTCCACTTCCTGATGGAAGAGCACGGCTACAAGCGCTTCGCGCTGACCGGCTCTTCCGCCCGCAAGCTCAAGCGGGGTGCGGCCAATCTTCTCGCGGGGCGCGCCGTGCTGCGGAAGCTTTTTCCGTTGACGAGCCGTGAAACAGAGTTCTCGGTCCCGACGGACCAGCTTCTGCGCTATGGCGCCATGCCGATGAGCGTAACGGCCGGCGATGACGAGGCTCGCGAGGAGTTTCTGCGGGCATACGTGACGACCTACCTGAGCGAAGAAGTCAAGGCCGAGGGCCTGGTGAGGGATCTTGGCGGCTTCAGCCGGTTTCTCGAGGTGGCATCCCTGGCCGCGGGACAGACGACGAACGTCTCCGGCATCGCGCGCGACGCGGCGGTCTCACGCGAGACGGCACGCGGCTACTTCGAGATCCTGGTCGACACGCTGATCGGGCACTGGCTGCCCGCCTACCGGCCTCGCGCGAAGGTCAAGGAGGTCGCGCTGCCGAAGTTCTACTGGTTCGATGCAGGCGTGCTGCACGCGGCGGCGGGCGGCTTCGACCAGCCGCTGCCGGCCGACTGGGACGGGGTGCTCCTCGAGCATCTCGTGCTGCACGAGATTCAGAGCTACCTGGACTACGCCGGCGTCAAGGGATCGCTGGGCTATTGGGGGACACCGAGCGGCGGCGAGGTCGACTTCGTCTGGTGGCGCGGGGACGATGTGGTTGCCATCGAGGTCAAGCATGATCGCCGCTATCGCCGCGAGTACAAGAAGGGCATCGACGCGTTCCTCGCCGCACGCCCCGCCCGCAGTTACATCGTCTACCGCGGACAGCAAGAGCTCGACGTCGAGGGCACGCGCGTGCTGCCGCTCGAACGCTTCCTCAGGCGTCTGCACGCCGCAGAGATTATCGGCTGACAAGCGCTTCGCTTCCGGTGCGTGATCGAACAGCAGATGCCCCGCCACATCCGCGTCTCGCTTCGCCATGGCATCGAGTATCGCGTCGTAATACGTGCCTCCTGCAGCAAGACCACGAGGCACGCCACCGCGATCAGTGCGGCACTTCGCCGCGCACCAGCACCCGATAGAGCAGACGGTACTCGTTCGGGTCGTAGTCGAAGTGGGCGCGATGCATGGCGGCGCGGTTGTCCCACAGCAGCATGTCGCCCTTGCGCCACGTGTGACGGTAGACGAGCTCGTCGCGCACCGAGCGCGCGAGCAGGTCGTCCAACAGCGCCTGCGATTCTGCCGGACTCATGCCGACGATGTTCTCGGTCTTGACCGGATGAAAATAGAGCGCCTTGGCGCCATTGTCGGGATTGGTTCGCACCAGCGGCTGCAATACCGGCTCGGGCTTGCGCTCGGTCTGGGCGTCCGCCGACTGGCCCGAGTACGTCGCCGCGGCGCTGCCCTGGAAGACGTTCACGGTCCTCATGCCTTCGATGCGCTGCTTGATCTCTTGCGGCAGCGCCTCGTAGCCCGCACGCATGTTGACCACGGCGGTATCGCCACCCGAGGACGGCAGCGATACAGCATAGAGGCAGGTGTACTTGGGCGGGCGCACATGGTTGGTGTGATCGGTATGCCAGCCCGCGCCGTGCTTAACCCGCTTGCCCGACTTGTCGGTATGGCGGTTGGATACCTCGTGCACCAGCGGACAGCCGGGCAGCGCGTATTGCGTGAAGTGCTGCTCCATCGGTTCGCCGAAAAGCGACACGGCGGCAAGATATTGCTCGGGCGTGAAGTCCTGATCGCGAACGACCAGCGCGACGTTCTCGACCACGGCCACGTTGAGGCGCCGGCGCGTTTCGTCGTCGATGTCCGCACGCAGATCGATGCCAGTGACTTCGGCGCCGATATGGGGAGACAAGCGGGCAATGTTCATGATGCTCCTCCGCACGGCCGATTTCGCAAGCTTTGCGCCGCGAACCGGCAGCGCACGCTACTTCATCCGGTACTGCTCGAGCTTCGCTTCGTCGAGCTCCAATCCCAGCCCCGGTCCCTGCGGCAGCGGCAGACTGCCTTTCGAAATGTCGAGGCGCGTCTTGCACACCGTGTCGCGCACCTTGAGCGGCCCGACGCATTCGAGACCGGCGACCACGTTGCACGACGATGCCGCCAGCATGATTTCGGCAATCGTGCTCGGATCGAGCCCGAAGCCGTGGCCGATCACGCATGGAATGCCGGCCGCCTCGGCGGTGGCCAGCATGCGCGCCGCGCGCAGGATGCCGCCCGCCTGCTTGATGCCGAACTTGACGTAGTCGGCCGCGTCGGCCTTGATGACTGCGACCAGGCTCTGGTGATCGCTGACAGTCTCGTCGGCCATGATGGGGATGCCGCCTTCGCGGCGCACGCGCGCGAGCCCCGCGATGTCCTCCTTCGGCGCGGGCTGTTCGAACAGCTGCAGGTCGTACGGCCGCACCATGGCGCAGAGCTTCAGCGACGTATCGGCGGCGTAGAGGCAATTGGCGTCGATGCGAAGCTTCATCGCATTGCCGACCGCGGCACGCACGGCCGCGACCCGGTCCCGGTCGGCCTCGATGCCACCGCCCACCTTGATCTTGGCCGAGCGAAAACCGGCCGCGAGCCAGCGCTTGGCTTCCGCTGCGGCCTCCTCGGGCGGCAGCATGCCGATCCAGCCGTTGAACTGGACGGCCTCGAGCTTGGCGCCGCCGAGGTAGGTGTGGATCGGCACGCCCAGCAGACGCGCCGCAAGCTCTACGCAGGCCATCTCCACGCCCGCCCCTGCGCCGGGCTGCGTGGGCGCGAGTTGATCCAGCCGCTCGATCAGAGCATTGACGTTGAGCGCATCGAGTCCGACGATCGCCGGCGCAATGCGATCGCGCATCGTCGCCAGCAGCTCGACCGCGGTTCCAGGCGACTTGGCAGCCGCGGATGGCTCGATGCTGCTGATGCCGACCGTGCCGTCGGCGGCGGTGAGGCGCACGACGGCACACTTGGTCACGTCCTTGGTGATGCCGGCGCTGGTGAAGGCCCCCGTCAGGGGCATTGCGATGCCGAAGATTTCGACGCGTTCGATGCGCGAGCTCATGGCGGGCTCCCGTTGCGGTCCGGAAGCGCTGAGCCTATCACTTCGCGCATCACTTCGCCTGCGCGATCTCCATCAACCCGCGCAGCGCGAGGTAGTAGCCATAGAGACCGAATCCCGTGACGACGCCGCGCGTGTGCCGCCCCACGTCCGAGATGCGGCCGCGCAGCGCCGGGTTCGACACGTGCACTTCGATCGTCGGGAAATTGACCTGCGCGATGGCGTTGTTGAGCGCGGCATAGCCGACGGTGAAGCCGGCCGGGTTGATCACGCAGCCGTTGCAGCCGGCGTCGTGCGCAGCGTAGAGCTTGTCGATGATCTCGCCTTCCTGGTTGGAGTGGAAGATGTCGAGCCCGACCTTCAACTCGGCCGCGTACTTGCGCACGTGCTCGTCGTACTGCGCGAGCGTCGTCGGACCGAACAGCTCCAGCTGCGACTTGCCGCGCATGTTCATGCCGGCGCCGTGAATCACGAGGATGTTCGCCATTGCCGCCTCCTATGTTCTATCCAGAAACCTGCCCGCCCTGCAAGGGAGGGAAGAGACGCCATGCACATTCGAGGATGCAATCCGCGCTGCTCGTATGGGCGTCTCTTCCGCCGCGCTACTGCGGCTTGATTCCGGCCTGCTTCACCACCTTGGACCACTTGGCCGTCTCGGCGGCCACGAATTTGCGAAACTCGCCCTGGCTCATCGGGTCGGGCTCCGCGCCGTCGTTGGCGAAGCGCTTCATGATATCCGGCAGCGCGAGGATACGCGCCACGTCCTTGTCGAGACGGTCGACGATCGACTGCGAGGTGCCGGCGGGAACGACCAGGCCCCACCAGTTGGCCGCCTCGTAACCGGGCAGACCCGATTCGTCGATCGTCGGCAGCTCCGGCATCGCCGCGATGCGCTTCTTCGATGCGAGGCCGAGCGCACGCAACTTGCCGGCGCGGATTTGCGGCAGCGCCTGCACCAGCGTGCCGATGATGTATTGCGAATTGCCGGACATGACGTCCACCATTGCCGGGAAGCCGCCCTTGAACGGAATGTGCATCACCTCGATTTTCGCCATCGATCGGAACAGCTCGCTCGCCAGATGCACCGAGCTGCCGACGCCGGCGCTGGCAAAGTTGAGTTGCCCCGGCTTGGCTTTGGCCAGCG
The sequence above is a segment of the Betaproteobacteria bacterium genome. Coding sequences within it:
- a CDS encoding tripartite tricarboxylate transporter substrate binding protein → MSPNRSSRSPSPSSRRSASISSASSATSGRRRCSDAATIERNIFTRGASSQDRSETQPLGSRGLVCAESSGARFTTRQSAPARRRAQRMLAERKRARYRHAMEPFRHFISSVRAYGIPAALAALAVCIAPPAFAASSVHVVYPVKPIRIVVAASPGTADDFFARVLGKELAEFYKQRVVIDNRPGAGGLIGNKIVSLAAPDGYTLGMVSVTRLITELIRDEPPYRALADIVGVAHVASITNVLVVAPALPVRSAVEFVAYARVRPGELNYASLGMGSASHLAGEIFTRALRVHAVHVPFSRLPDSYVEMMLGRVQYAVHTLPAVLALVREGRLRALAVMSRSRSPTLPWLPSIAESGLPEAQFDRWSGVVAPTGTSRRIVEQLHGDIVRALRKPSLHDLFLSQGAESTPESMPEGFMRLMQEEYLHYEALMRGWGIRNE
- a CDS encoding GAF domain-containing protein — translated: MKIRLESFRDCLDGAVPGNIATAAPDGTPNIAYLSQVQYVDPERVALSYQFFNTTRRNILASPYAKVAVIDPITAAHYRLSLQYLRTESEGPVFEIMKAKLAGIASHTGMSGVFRLLGSDIYRVLDIERVPGETLPAPLPRQNMLAALRACAEAMRAHSDLEALLTGVLACLENQFDIRHAMVLMLDAAAGRLYTVASRGYAASGAGAEIALGDGVIGVAAREGTPIRIGHFSAEYSYGRAIRESLRRSGHGARIETEIPLPGLAEARSQLAVPIRAGARVLGVLYMESPQDQRFGYDDEDALVTLASQLGMAIQLAQQVDADEIEAAVEAPQAAPGPTVVVRHYAENDSVFLDDDYLIKGVAGAIFCALVRDYIERGRVSFSNKALRLDRRIRLPDLSDNLEARLILLARRLAERKACVRIEKTGRGRFELRVDRPLQLVDIE
- a CDS encoding AAA family ATPase, which encodes MFTRTLGRPRSSFFLFGPRGTGKSTWIRSHFGDAHVVNLLAADSMLRYERNPEHFRQEVLARPTDQWIVVDEVQRVPRILDEVHFLMEEHGYKRFALTGSSARKLKRGAANLLAGRAVLRKLFPLTSRETEFSVPTDQLLRYGAMPMSVTAGDDEAREEFLRAYVTTYLSEEVKAEGLVRDLGGFSRFLEVASLAAGQTTNVSGIARDAAVSRETARGYFEILVDTLIGHWLPAYRPRAKVKEVALPKFYWFDAGVLHAAAGGFDQPLPADWDGVLLEHLVLHEIQSYLDYAGVKGSLGYWGTPSGGEVDFVWWRGDDVVAIEVKHDRRYRREYKKGIDAFLAARPARSYIVYRGQQELDVEGTRVLPLERFLRRLHAAEIIG
- a CDS encoding type II 3-dehydroquinate dehydratase, which codes for MANILVIHGAGMNMRGKSQLELFGPTTLAQYDEHVRKYAAELKVGLDIFHSNQEGEIIDKLYAAHDAGCNGCVINPAGFTVGYAALNNAIAQVNFPTIEVHVSNPALRGRISDVGRHTRGVVTGFGLYGYYLALRGLMEIAQAK